In Natronomonas halophila, one DNA window encodes the following:
- a CDS encoding mandelate racemase/muconate lactonizing enzyme family protein yields the protein MQITGVNQYHLDHTLEEPFYPTWIPGYPQSTHELELFEIETDEGITGYGASPSFAGGLDYETPLELFLTGEDPHDVESILGKLETVNLVGPRPWHVEMALWDIIGKDSGKPVYELFGASQREIPVYASTGELMDADERIDYVEQRVEEGFEAVKLRVTEVDHIETVRRVREAFPDLTLMVDANKGWAVRVMEDPVEWSFSDALEFARGLEEVGNIGWLEEPLHRHDYEGYARLRDAVDIDIAGGEFNNGTHHFREFIDHGSLDILQPDAALATGIRQGVDVARMAQEHGLQFVPHTWTNALGFAANLHVMTAVGSPWCEYPMEPPWTPDVWSFMLEDGFEQEDGTITAPDAPGLGITIPDDVLEDAE from the coding sequence ATGCAGATAACCGGCGTCAACCAGTACCACCTCGACCACACCCTCGAGGAGCCGTTCTATCCGACGTGGATACCGGGCTATCCGCAATCGACCCACGAACTCGAACTGTTCGAGATCGAGACCGACGAGGGAATAACGGGCTACGGCGCCTCACCCTCCTTTGCCGGCGGCCTCGATTACGAGACGCCGCTGGAACTCTTCCTGACCGGCGAGGACCCCCACGACGTCGAGTCGATTCTCGGGAAACTGGAAACGGTCAACCTCGTCGGGCCGCGCCCGTGGCACGTCGAGATGGCGCTGTGGGACATCATCGGCAAGGATTCGGGCAAGCCCGTCTACGAACTCTTCGGCGCCAGCCAGCGGGAGATTCCGGTCTACGCCTCGACGGGCGAGTTGATGGACGCCGACGAGCGCATCGACTACGTCGAACAGCGCGTCGAGGAGGGATTCGAGGCAGTCAAACTCCGCGTCACGGAGGTCGACCACATCGAGACTGTCCGGCGGGTCCGCGAAGCCTTCCCCGACCTCACGCTGATGGTCGACGCGAACAAGGGGTGGGCCGTCCGGGTCATGGAAGACCCCGTCGAGTGGTCCTTCTCCGACGCCTTGGAGTTCGCTCGCGGCCTCGAAGAGGTGGGCAATATCGGCTGGCTGGAAGAGCCGCTTCACCGCCACGACTACGAGGGCTATGCCCGCCTCCGGGATGCCGTCGACATCGACATCGCCGGCGGCGAGTTCAACAACGGCACCCACCATTTTCGGGAGTTCATCGACCACGGCTCGCTCGATATCCTCCAGCCAGACGCGGCGCTGGCGACGGGCATCCGACAGGGCGTCGACGTCGCCCGGATGGCCCAGGAGCACGGCCTGCAGTTCGTCCCGCACACGTGGACGAACGCGCTGGGCTTCGCCGCGAACCTCCACGTCATGACCGCCGTCGGGAGCCCGTGGTGTGAGTACCCGATGGAGCCGCCGTGGACGCCCGACGTCTGGTCGTTCATGCTCGAAGACGGCTTCGAACAGGAGGACGGGACGATTACCGCGCCCGACGCCCCCGGCCTCGGGATTACGATTCCGGACGACGTACTTGAGGACGCAGAGTGA
- a CDS encoding histidine kinase N-terminal 7TM domain-containing protein, whose amino-acid sequence MATATSWTVLLLVGYAMAAGITASIAAYCFLRRSGRAPRAFGGCMLALVLWSLGAFGRLLAATEVGWYAWTVVMYLGVVSTAVLLFVFAALYTGSGFPLSRWRTGALFAVPGVSMLLLATNGHHGLFFADISLVSFWGMATFTPETGPWFWVHATYNYLLFGAATTLLARFAIGSHRLYRRQTLAVLGGAAIPWVANVTYVFVLGPGVPIDPTPLGFAFGSLLFAYAVFGLGLTDLTPVARSTVIDAIDDAVFVLGEDGRLVDLNPAAEALARGEDPIGRPLDAALPAELPGETDDPQPVTVDGQQRWYQTRELPLDGRSGGTVLLASDLTEQMRRRRQLREQNRRLEEFTRVAAHDLRNPLNAVSGYTELARETGNVDHLEKVDPATDRMEALIDDLLTLGQETRVIEETIPVSLPEAARRAWGGVETGSACLDVVDEGVLLAHEKRFVQLLENLFRNAAAHGGEDVTVRVGMPPNGFFVADDGTGIPTDRRADVFEYGYSTHGGTGLGLPVVRSIAVAHGWTVDVTDADDGGARFEFTDVRVRSGPASEGAIEEEADSRS is encoded by the coding sequence ATGGCGACGGCCACGTCGTGGACGGTGTTACTGCTGGTGGGCTATGCGATGGCCGCCGGTATCACCGCCAGCATCGCCGCCTACTGTTTCCTCCGGCGGTCGGGGCGCGCACCGCGGGCGTTCGGCGGCTGTATGCTCGCGCTGGTGCTGTGGTCGCTGGGAGCGTTCGGCCGACTGCTCGCCGCGACGGAAGTCGGCTGGTACGCCTGGACGGTCGTGATGTATCTCGGCGTCGTCTCGACGGCGGTGTTGCTTTTCGTCTTTGCAGCCCTCTATACGGGCTCCGGGTTCCCGCTCTCGCGGTGGCGAACGGGGGCGCTTTTCGCCGTCCCCGGCGTGTCGATGCTACTGCTGGCGACAAACGGGCACCACGGCCTCTTCTTCGCCGATATCTCGCTCGTCTCCTTCTGGGGGATGGCGACGTTCACGCCGGAGACGGGGCCGTGGTTCTGGGTGCATGCGACGTACAACTACCTCCTTTTCGGCGCCGCGACGACCCTGCTGGCCCGGTTTGCCATCGGCAGCCACCGGCTCTATCGCCGCCAGACCCTCGCCGTCCTCGGCGGCGCCGCGATTCCGTGGGTTGCCAACGTCACGTACGTCTTCGTGCTCGGACCGGGCGTCCCCATCGACCCGACGCCGCTCGGCTTTGCCTTCGGGAGCCTCCTGTTCGCCTACGCCGTCTTCGGCCTCGGGTTGACGGACCTGACGCCGGTCGCCCGCTCGACGGTCATCGACGCCATCGACGACGCCGTCTTCGTCCTCGGCGAGGACGGCCGACTCGTCGACCTCAATCCCGCCGCGGAGGCGCTCGCCCGCGGCGAGGACCCCATCGGTCGACCCCTCGATGCCGCGCTTCCGGCCGAATTGCCGGGCGAAACCGACGACCCACAGCCGGTCACCGTCGACGGCCAGCAACGGTGGTATCAGACGCGCGAACTCCCTCTCGACGGCCGAAGCGGCGGCACCGTCCTGCTGGCTTCGGATTTGACCGAGCAGATGCGGCGGCGGCGACAACTCCGCGAGCAGAACCGCCGCCTCGAGGAGTTCACCCGCGTCGCCGCACACGACCTCCGGAACCCGCTCAATGCGGTTTCCGGCTACACCGAACTGGCCCGCGAGACGGGTAACGTCGACCACCTCGAAAAGGTCGACCCCGCGACCGACCGGATGGAGGCGCTCATCGACGACCTGTTGACGCTCGGCCAGGAGACCCGCGTCATCGAGGAAACCATCCCCGTCTCGCTTCCGGAGGCCGCTCGGCGGGCGTGGGGCGGCGTCGAAACGGGCAGCGCATGCCTCGACGTCGTCGACGAGGGCGTCCTTCTGGCCCACGAAAAGCGGTTCGTCCAACTGCTGGAGAACCTCTTTCGGAACGCTGCGGCCCACGGCGGCGAGGACGTCACCGTCCGGGTCGGCATGCCCCCGAACGGCTTTTTCGTCGCCGACGACGGCACCGGCATCCCGACCGACCGGCGGGCCGACGTCTTCGAGTACGGCTACTCGACGCACGGCGGCACCGGTCTCGGGCTACCGGTCGTCCGTTCCATCGCCGTCGCCCACGGCTGGACGGTCGACGTCACCGACGCCGACGACGGCGGCGCGCGCTTCGAGTTCACGGACGTCCGGGTCCGCTCGGGGCCTGCCTCGGAGGGAGCAATCGAGGAGGAAGCCGACTCCCGCTCTTAA